The DNA segment CTCACCGAACTGCTGAAGCCCACCCAGCCGGGCGGCGTGAGCACGCTGGGTGCGCTGATCAACACCGCCGCTGACAACCTACGTGGGCAAGGCGCCACCATCCGCGACACCATCATCAAACTGTCCCAGGCGGTGTCCGCTCTCGGCGACCACAGCAGCGACATCTTCGCCAGCGTGAAGAACCTGTCGACGCTGGTGACGGCACTGCACGACAGCGCGGATCTGCTCGAGCAGCTCAACCGCAACCTGGCCGCGGTGTCCTCGCTGCTGGCCGACGACCCGACCAAGATCGCAGCGGCGACCGAAGACCTCGACGCGGTCGTGGCCGAGGTGGCGAGCTTCGCCGCCGAGCACCGCGAGGCGATCGGCACCGCATCGGACAAGCTGACGTCGATCACCACGGCGCTGGTCGCCAGCCTCGATGACATCAAGCAGACGCTGCACATCAGCCCGACGGTGTTGCAGAACTTCAACAACATCTTCGAACCGGCCAACGGTGCGCTGACCGGTGCCCTGGCGGGTACCAACATGGCCAACCCGATCGCCTTCCTGTGCGGCGCGATCCAGGCCGCCTCCCGGCTGGGCGGCGAGCAAGCGGCGAAACTGTGCGTGCAATACCTGGCGCCGATCGTGAAGAACCGCCAGTACAACTTCCCGCCGCTGGGGGAGAACCTGTTCGTCGGGGCACAGGCCAGGCCCAACGAGGTCACCTACAGCGAGGACTGGATGCGGCCCGATTACCTTCCGCCGGGAGGCGGCTCATGAGAACCAGCCGGACCCTGGTGATGGTTCTGGTCGTGGCCGGGGTATCGGGCTGCGGCTGGCGCGGGCTGAATTCGCTGCCGCTGCCCGGCACCCAGGGCAACGGTCCGGGGTCCTATGTGATTCAGGCGCAGCTGCCCGATGTCAACAACATCCAGCCGAACTCGCGGGTCCGGGTCGCCGACGTGACGGTGGGTCACGTCACCGCCATCGAGCGGCAGGGCTGGCACGCGCTGGTGACCATGCGCCTGGATGGCGACGTCGACTTGCCCGCCAACGCGACCGCCAAGATCGGCACGACCAGCCTGCTGGGCTCTTATCATATCGAGCTGGCGCCACCGAAAGGCGAAGCGCCGCAAGGCAAGCTGCGCGGCGGCTCGGTCATTCCGCTGTCGCACGGCGGCGCCTATCCGAGCACCGAGCAGACGTTGGCGGCGCTGTCGCTGGTGCTCAACGGCGGCGGACTGGGCCAGATACAGGACATCACCGAGGCGTTGAGCACCGCGTTCCGCGGCCGCCAAGCCGATCTGCGCGGCCTGATCGGGCAGCTGGACACCTTCACCGCATACCTCAACGACCAGTCCGGTGACATCATCGCGGCCACCGACAGCCTGAACCGCCTGGTCGGCAGGTTCGCCGCCCAGCAACCCGTCTTGGACCGGGCCCTGACGACCATCCCCGACGCGCTCGCGGTGCTGAGCGATGAGCGGGACAAGCTCGTCGAGGCGGCCGACCAACTGAGCAAATTCAGCGCCCTGACCGTCGACTCGGTCAACAAAACCAAGGCGAACCTGGTCACCGAACTCCGGCAAGTCGGACCGGTGTTGGAGTCGCTGGCCAACGCCGGCCCGGCCCTGACCCGATCACTGTCCCTGCTGGCCACCTTCCCGTTCCCGAACGAGACCTTCCAGAATTTCCAGCGCGGCGACTACGCAAACCTGACCGCGATCGTCGACCTCACCCTGAGCCGAATCGACCAGGGCCTGCTGACCGGCACCCGGTGGGAGTGTCACCTGACCCAGCTCGAGCTGCAGTGGGGGCGCACCATCGGCCAGTTCCCCAGCCCGTGCACCGCGGGCTACCGGGGCACCCCCGGCAACCCGCTGACAATCGCCTACCACGGGGACCAGGGGCCCTAGATGCTGCATCTACCGCGCCGGGTCATCGTTCAGCTGACCGTCTTCACCGTGATCTCGGTGGCGGTGCTGGCCGTCACGTTTCTGCACTTCGTCAAGCTGCCGGCCATGCTGTTCGGTGTCGGCCGCTACACGGTGACGATGGAGCTGCCGGAAGCCGCCGGACTGTATGACAGCGCAAACGTCACCTACCGCGGCTTCGAGGTGGGCCGGGTGCGATCGGTGCGGCTGACCGACACCGGGGTGCAAGCGGTGCTGGCCCTGAAATCGGGCATTGACATCCCGTCGGACCTCAAGGCCGAGGTGCACAGCCACACCGCGATCGGCGAAACCTATGTCGAGTTGCTGCCCCGCAACACCACCTCGCCTCCGCTGACCGACGGCGACGTCATCCCGCTGGCCGACACCTCGGTGCCGCCGGACATCAATGCTCTGCTCAGCGCGGTGAACACCGCCCTGGCGGCGATACCTCGAGACAACCTCAAGACCGTCATCGACGAGTCGTACACCGCGGTGGCCGGGCTCGGCCCCGAGCTATCCCGGCTGGTCACGGGAACGTCGAAGCTGGCGATCGACGCGCGCCAGAATCTCGAACCGCTGGTGGCGCTGATCGATCGGGCCCAGCCGGTGCTCGACTCACAGACCCACACCTCGGATGCGATCACGGCCTGGGCAGCACACCTGGCCACCGTCACCACGGAATTGCACACGCACGACGCGGCCGTCGGCGATCTCATCGACCGGGGCGGCCCGGCGTTGGGGCAGATGCGTCAACTGCTCGAGCGCCTGCAACCCACCCTGCCGATCCTGCTGGCCAACCTCGTCAGCGTGGGCCAGGTGGCGCTCACCTACCACAACGACATCGAACAGCTGCTGGTGGTGTTCCCCATGGCCATCGCCGCCGAACAGGCCGGCATCCTGGCCAACCTGAACACCAAGCAGGCCTACCGGGGTCAGTATCTGAGCTTCAACCTCAACCTCAACCTGCCACCGCCGTGCACCACCGGGTTCCTGCCGGCCCAGCAGCAGCGCATCCCCACGTTCGAGGATTACCCGGACCGCCCGGCCGGCGATCTGTACTGCCGGGTGCCGCAGGATTCGCCGCTCAACGTGCGCGGCGCCCGCAACATCCCCTGTGAGACGGTGCCGGGCAAGCGCGCACCCACGGTGAAGTTGTGCGAGAGCAATGAACCGTACGTGCCGCTGAACGACGGCTACAACTGGAAGGGCGACCCCAACGCCACGTTGTCCGGTCAGGACATCCCGCAGTCGCCGCCGGGTCCGGCTGCGGGTCCGCCCCCGTCGGTACCGCCGCTGCCCCTTGCCGCCGCCGAGTACGACCCGGCCACCGGCACCTACATCGGACCCGATGGGCATCGGTACACCCGATCCGACCTGGCTCAAACCGCGCCGAAGGACAAGACATGGCAAACGATGCTGCTGCCGCCGGGCAGCTGACGGTGACGGATGAGGCCGCCGACGCGGCTGGCGTGCCGCCGGCCCGAGCCAAACCCATGTCGGCACCGCGGCGCGCGCTGCTGTTCGGCTTGGCCGTTGTCGTCGCGTTGGCGATGCTGTTGTGCTGGTGCGGATTTCGCGTCCAGCAGGCACGCCAGGCGCAGGCCCAGCGCAGTCAGTTTTTGCAAGTGGCCCGCCAGGGCGCGCTGAACCTGACAACGATCGACTGGCGGCACGCCGAGGCCGATGTGCGCCGCATTCTAGACGGCGCCACCGGCGAGTTCTACAACGACTTCGCCAAGCGGTCACAGCCCTTCATCGACGTGCTTCAGCAAGCCCAGGCCACCACCGTCGGCACGATTACCGAGGCCGGGCTGCAGACGCAGACCGCCGACACGGCCCAGGCGCTGGTGGCGGTGTCCGTGCAAACCTCCACCGCCGGCGAAGCCGACCCGGTTCCACGAGCGTGGCGAATGCGCATCACCGTGCAGCGGGTCGGCGACCAGGTCAAGGTGTCCGATGTCGGATTCGTCCCATGAGCTGGTCGCGGGTGATCGCCTACGGGCTACTGCCCGGGCTGGCGTTGGCGCTGGCATCTGCCGCGGGCGTGCTGAAGTGGCAAGACGGCGCCGTCCGCGACGCCGCGGTTGCCCGCGCGGAATCGGTGCAGGCCGCGACCGACGGCACCATCGCGCTGCTGTCCTACCGACCCGACACCGTGCAGCGCGACCTGGAGGCCGCGCGGGGCGGGCTGACCGGTACGTTCCTGAACGCCTACACGCAGCTGACCCACGACGTGGTGATCCCCGGAGCGCAGCAAAAGCAGATCTCTGCCGCGGCCACCGTTTCGGCCGCGGCGTCGGTATCGGCTTCCGCAAAACACGCCGTCGTGCTGCTGTTCGTCAACCAGACCATCACCGTCGGCCAGGACGCGCCGAGCACCACCGCATCCAGCGTTCGGGTCACCCTCGACAAGGTCGACGGGCGTTGGCTGATCGCACGAT comes from the Mycobacterium shinjukuense genome and includes:
- a CDS encoding mammalian cell entry protein; this translates as MANDAAAAGQLTVTDEAADAAGVPPARAKPMSAPRRALLFGLAVVVALAMLLCWCGFRVQQARQAQAQRSQFLQVARQGALNLTTIDWRHAEADVRRILDGATGEFYNDFAKRSQPFIDVLQQAQATTVGTITEAGLQTQTADTAQALVAVSVQTSTAGEADPVPRAWRMRITVQRVGDQVKVSDVGFVP
- a CDS encoding MCE family protein, which codes for MLHLPRRVIVQLTVFTVISVAVLAVTFLHFVKLPAMLFGVGRYTVTMELPEAAGLYDSANVTYRGFEVGRVRSVRLTDTGVQAVLALKSGIDIPSDLKAEVHSHTAIGETYVELLPRNTTSPPLTDGDVIPLADTSVPPDINALLSAVNTALAAIPRDNLKTVIDESYTAVAGLGPELSRLVTGTSKLAIDARQNLEPLVALIDRAQPVLDSQTHTSDAITAWAAHLATVTTELHTHDAAVGDLIDRGGPALGQMRQLLERLQPTLPILLANLVSVGQVALTYHNDIEQLLVVFPMAIAAEQAGILANLNTKQAYRGQYLSFNLNLNLPPPCTTGFLPAQQQRIPTFEDYPDRPAGDLYCRVPQDSPLNVRGARNIPCETVPGKRAPTVKLCESNEPYVPLNDGYNWKGDPNATLSGQDIPQSPPGPAAGPPPSVPPLPLAAAEYDPATGTYIGPDGHRYTRSDLAQTAPKDKTWQTMLLPPGS
- a CDS encoding virulence factor Mce family protein; translated protein: MRTSRTLVMVLVVAGVSGCGWRGLNSLPLPGTQGNGPGSYVIQAQLPDVNNIQPNSRVRVADVTVGHVTAIERQGWHALVTMRLDGDVDLPANATAKIGTTSLLGSYHIELAPPKGEAPQGKLRGGSVIPLSHGGAYPSTEQTLAALSLVLNGGGLGQIQDITEALSTAFRGRQADLRGLIGQLDTFTAYLNDQSGDIIAATDSLNRLVGRFAAQQPVLDRALTTIPDALAVLSDERDKLVEAADQLSKFSALTVDSVNKTKANLVTELRQVGPVLESLANAGPALTRSLSLLATFPFPNETFQNFQRGDYANLTAIVDLTLSRIDQGLLTGTRWECHLTQLELQWGRTIGQFPSPCTAGYRGTPGNPLTIAYHGDQGP